The Pseudonocardia sp. HH130630-07 DNA window GATCCGGACCTGTGTGGGGTGCCGGACGCGGGAACGGGCCGACGCACTGTTGCGAGTGGTCGCGGAGAACGGTCGAGCAGTCCCGGATCCGCGCCGTCGCCTCCCCGGCCGGGGTGCCTGGTTGCACCCACGGACGGGGTGTCTGGACCGGGCCGAGCGTCGCTCGGCCTTCGTCAGGGCGCTGCGCCTCCGGGTCGCACCGGAGACCGGTGCCGTCCGGCACTGGGTCCAGGAACAGCAGGGGACAGGGAGCCTCCCGGTCCCGTCATCGGAAGAAAGCAAGGTCGACCAGTCATGAGCCAGCAGTGAAGATCGCACCATGAACGTGCTTCGACACTAGGTTCGAGGTCGAGCGGGATGCTGCCGCCCGGCCTCCGGTCAGGACAAGGAGAGCAGTGGCAGGCAAGGCCCGCGTGCACGAGCTCGCGAAAGAGCTCGGACTCAGCAGTAAGCAGGTCCTCAGCAAGCTGCAGGACCTCGGGGAGTACGTGAAGTCTCCCTCCTCGACTATCGAGGCCCCCGTCGTGCGCAAGCTGCGCGACTCCCTCGCCGACGGTGGCAGCGGCCAGCGTCGCGGTTCCGGTGCGCCCGGCGGCGGTCGCCCGCGTGCCGGTGGTGGCGTCCCCCGCGGTTCCGGCGCACCGTCGCCGTCGCGTCCGGGAGCCCCCAAGCCCGGCCCGACCCCGGGAGCGGGCCCCGCCCCGAAGCCCGGCCCGCGCCCGGGTCCGCCCGCACCGGCCGCCCCGGCCCAGCCGGCGGCCCGTCCGGACGCCCCGAAGCCCGGCCCGGCGGCGCCCAAGCCCGCCGAGCAGGCCCCGGCGGCGGAAGCCGGCACGCCGGCCTCCGCCGAGCCGCGTCCCGGTTCGGCCGCACCCCGGCCCGGCCCCAAGCCGGGCCCGGCCGCCCCGAAGCCCGGCCCCAAGCCGGAGCAGGGCGGTCAGGGCGGTGGCCAGGCCGGTCAGGGTGGCGGAGCCCCGCGGCCCGGCGGTGACGCCCCGCGCGGTCCCCGCCCCGGTCCGCGTGCCCCGCGGGTCGGCAACAACCCGTTCGGTGTCGGGCAGGGTTCGCCGAAGCCCGGCCCGCGCCCGGCCGCCCCGCCGCAGCAGGGTGGTCAGCAGGGTGGCGGAGCGCCGCAGCAGCCTGCGGCCCGCTCCGGTGAGGCCCCGCCGCGTCCGCCCCGTCCGGGCGGTGGCGCCGGTGGTCCGCGCCCGAACCCGGGCAACATGCCCCCGCGGCCGAACCCGGGCATG harbors:
- a CDS encoding YlxR family protein; protein product: MPGRDAALHSQTARGRGPSPVHTRSVPIRTCVGCRTRERADALLRVVAENGRAVPDPRRRLPGRGAWLHPRTGCLDRAERRSAFVRALRLRVAPETGAVRHWVQEQQGTGSLPVPSSEESKVDQS